The DNA window TGGTCAGGGAATTTGAAGAAGTCGCTTTTCAACTTGGAATTTATGAAATAAGTAAACCAATCGAAACAAAATTCGGTTATCATATTATCATGGTAACTGATAGGAAAAATACAAAAATTGCTGAATTTGATGAAGTTAAAGAAGCCTTGACGAAAAGATTAAAACAGATAGATAGAGAATTAAAATTAATAAAATATTTAAAAAAATTGCGTTCACAAGCTGATATTGAAATTTTCTACGATTGCTTTTAATTCATCCGTAACTTTCCGAATCTTATTAGAAAGATTTCCTTTGGAGGAAGCTTCGGAAAGTAAATTTGGAAAGGAGAAAAAATGGCTGACCTCGGTGTTAATATAGATCATGTTGCAACATTAAGACAGGCAAGAGAAGGAATCAAACCGGAACCTCTTTATGCGGCTGCAATCGCAGAACAAAATGGTGCAGACCAGATCACAATTCACTTGCGTGAAGATAGAAGACATATTCAATTACGGGATTTGAAATTATTAAGAAAAACCATTCAAACGAAATTGAACCTGGAAATGGCTGCCACCAAAGAGATGATCTCAATTGCCAAATCGATTAAACCCGACACAGTTACTTTGGTACCAGAAAAAAGAGAAGAACTGACAACTGAAGGAGGTTTGAAGCTTTCTCTCAATCATGAAGATATGATCAAAGAACTACAAGAAGCTGGAATCGAAGTTAGTGTTTTTATCGAACCTGATCTGGATATTGTAAAAATAGCTGATAAACTGCGAGTCGATGCGGTGGAAATACATACCGGACATTATGCAAATTTGAAAAATAATAAAGAGATCGAAGAAGAACTTAAAAGAATAAAGAAAGCTGCTAAATTAATCAAAACTGCCGGTATGAGAGTTGTTGCCGGACACGGTTTGGATTATTTTAATATTCATAAACTCGTGAAACTTGATATTATTGAA is part of the Candidatus Cloacimonadota bacterium genome and encodes:
- a CDS encoding pyridoxine 5'-phosphate synthase — translated: MADLGVNIDHVATLRQAREGIKPEPLYAAAIAEQNGADQITIHLREDRRHIQLRDLKLLRKTIQTKLNLEMAATKEMISIAKSIKPDTVTLVPEKREELTTEGGLKLSLNHEDMIKELQEAGIEVSVFIEPDLDIVKIADKLRVDAVEIHTGHYANLKNNKEIEEELKRIKKAAKLIKTAGMRVVAGHGLDYFNIHKLVKLDIIEEYNIGHSIISRAVFTGLAEAVLTMKEYVNF